From one Halothece sp. PCC 7418 genomic stretch:
- the lptC gene encoding LPS export ABC transporter periplasmic protein LptC, with protein sequence MGFNRGVFFNLSACRNNQQVTDSESDATTEEETIEERLILENATLNQVDSDGNTLWKLEVKRVVYRQDNQNAELEEVTGELYEEGEVFLKIQAKQGKIIDDGTRISLQGEVVATDPRNGTTLNTEKVEWSPEDRLLTIPQPLNGQHPRFNVTADEGKYYTNREELALIGNVEGLSDDPPLQVQGEQVNWLIPQEIVKSEQPLQVDRYDPETETISDRVTANSGEVKLGEKMVLLEDNVEFKSSDPPLQAASNSITWNVENKVIRSSQPMQVVQTEDQITLTGNQGEINLDSEIAQFEGGVKGVSESNQATLFANRLSWNLPTQEMEAEGNVIYQQSDPPLTTKGEQASGILSEENIVVQGDQEQRVTTEIVP encoded by the coding sequence TTGGGTTTTAATCGGGGTGTTTTTTTTAATCTGTCTGCTTGTCGGAATAATCAGCAAGTCACGGATTCCGAATCCGATGCAACCACAGAAGAAGAAACCATTGAAGAACGATTGATTTTAGAAAATGCCACGTTAAATCAAGTTGATTCCGATGGAAATACCCTCTGGAAACTAGAGGTGAAACGGGTGGTTTATCGTCAAGATAATCAAAATGCAGAACTCGAAGAAGTGACAGGGGAATTGTATGAAGAGGGAGAGGTTTTCCTGAAAATACAAGCCAAGCAAGGGAAAATTATTGATGATGGGACGCGGATTAGTTTACAAGGGGAGGTAGTTGCGACTGATCCCCGCAATGGGACAACCTTAAATACAGAAAAAGTGGAATGGTCGCCAGAAGATCGCTTATTAACGATTCCCCAACCGTTAAACGGTCAGCATCCCCGCTTTAATGTCACTGCTGATGAGGGGAAATATTACACCAATCGAGAGGAATTAGCTTTAATTGGCAATGTGGAAGGGCTTTCTGATGATCCCCCGTTGCAAGTGCAAGGGGAACAAGTCAACTGGTTGATTCCTCAAGAAATCGTCAAGAGTGAACAGCCTTTACAAGTGGATCGTTATGATCCCGAAACGGAAACCATCAGCGATCGCGTGACTGCTAACTCAGGGGAGGTGAAGTTAGGGGAAAAAATGGTTCTTCTTGAAGATAATGTGGAATTTAAGTCCAGCGATCCCCCTCTGCAAGCTGCGAGTAATAGCATTACTTGGAATGTAGAAAATAAAGTGATTCGCAGTAGCCAACCGATGCAAGTGGTACAAACTGAAGATCAAATCACGCTGACGGGTAATCAAGGAGAAATTAACCTAGACAGTGAAATTGCTCAATTTGAAGGCGGGGTAAAAGGAGTTAGTGAATCGAATCAAGCCACCCTTTTTGCCAACCGCCTCAGCTGGAATCTTCCCACCCAAGAAATGGAAGCAGAAGGGAATGTTATTTATCAACAAAGTGACCCCCCTCTAACCACGAAAGGAGAACAAGCAAGCGGGATTTTGAGTGAAGAAAATATTGTGGTTCAAGGGGATCAAGAACAAAGAGTGACCACAGAAATTGTCCCTTAA
- a CDS encoding DUF5684 domain-containing protein, with protein sequence MSLLKMDSGSHFCEELNDMDDLIALLQLIVQLIIFIVAIAGNWMVFVKAGRPGWAILIPFYNVYVTLKIAGRPGWWLILLFIPIVNLIFIVIPFDIAGKFGKGVGYGLGLLFLPFIFYPVLGFGQASYRG encoded by the coding sequence ATGTCGTTACTTAAAATGGATTCTGGATCTCATTTTTGTGAGGAGTTAAATGACATGGATGACCTGATTGCCCTATTACAGTTAATTGTTCAACTAATTATTTTCATTGTCGCCATCGCTGGGAATTGGATGGTTTTTGTCAAAGCGGGGCGACCCGGTTGGGCAATTCTCATCCCTTTTTATAATGTTTATGTCACCTTAAAAATTGCTGGTAGGCCTGGCTGGTGGCTAATTTTACTCTTTATCCCGATCGTCAATCTGATCTTTATCGTGATTCCGTTTGATATTGCTGGGAAGTTTGGAAAAGGAGTGGGATATGGTCTCGGACTCTTATTCTTACCCTTTATTTTTTATCCCGTTTTAGGCTTTGGTCAGGCCAGTTATCGTGGCTAG
- the ispE gene encoding 4-(cytidine 5'-diphospho)-2-C-methyl-D-erythritol kinase, with translation MRHYTLTAPAKINLHLEIIGDRADGYHELVMILQGIGLEDRIHLYAGSTQAIHLHCEHPDVPLGSDNIAYKAAQLMCQEYPQTYARYGGVDISIEKNIPVAAGLAGGSTDAAAVLVGLNLLWKLGLTQPELQTLASKLGSDIPFCLEGGTALALGRGEEISALDDLQEAKLILAKHRNLYVSTAWAYQTYRQQFEESYVQQPEEVEAGRKQAHSANLVSAIAEQDYPKIGQLLYNDLEKVVFPAYPQVEALKTAFQEENDVLGAMMSGSGPTVFALCPATAATEEIVEAVKSKLNDSTIDFWTTELSSHGIQVN, from the coding sequence ATGCGCCACTACACACTGACTGCACCAGCAAAAATTAATCTTCATCTGGAAATTATCGGCGATCGCGCGGATGGTTATCACGAACTGGTCATGATTTTACAGGGAATCGGCTTAGAAGATCGCATTCATCTTTACGCGGGTAGCACTCAAGCCATTCATCTCCATTGTGAACACCCAGACGTTCCTCTCGGCTCTGATAATATTGCTTACAAAGCAGCACAGTTGATGTGCCAAGAGTATCCCCAAACCTACGCCCGGTATGGGGGAGTTGACATTAGCATTGAAAAAAATATTCCTGTTGCTGCGGGGTTAGCTGGGGGATCAACAGATGCAGCAGCAGTTCTGGTGGGCCTTAATTTATTATGGAAGTTAGGCTTAACCCAACCTGAATTACAGACCTTAGCCAGTAAACTGGGATCAGATATTCCCTTTTGCTTAGAAGGCGGAACTGCACTGGCTTTAGGGCGCGGGGAAGAAATTAGTGCTTTAGACGATTTACAAGAGGCAAAGCTCATTCTCGCCAAACATCGCAACTTATATGTTTCTACCGCTTGGGCGTATCAAACCTATCGTCAACAGTTTGAAGAAAGTTATGTTCAGCAGCCAGAGGAGGTCGAAGCGGGACGAAAACAAGCCCATTCTGCGAACTTAGTCAGCGCGATCGCGGAACAAGATTATCCGAAAATTGGACAACTCCTCTATAACGATTTAGAAAAAGTCGTTTTCCCTGCTTATCCCCAAGTGGAAGCCTTAAAAACCGCCTTTCAGGAAGAAAATGACGTTCTTGGGGCGATGATGTCTGGGAGTGGCCCCACAGTCTTTGCACTCTGTCCAGCCACAGCAGCAACAGAAGAGATTGTCGAAGCCGTGAAGTCAAAACTGAATGATTCCACCATTGATTTTTGGACTACAGAATTAAGTAGTCATGGGATACAAGTCAATTGA
- a CDS encoding YcjF family protein: MPSPRLLLLILSISVVLALMIWLVSAIYQLYIQIAFTAPILANLLLLILMAVITLLIGGVIYYIQGGFNLQGKKKKKPRPRVKAPAEKNEAAQANLQAVRQQVQQIQDEVAQQALLEKSEALAANFDRQAFQVVVFGTVSAGKTSLVNALMGRVVGEVSAPMGTTQAGENYSLQLSGIEQQILVTDTPGILEAGVMGTEREQLARELATEADLLLFVVDNDLRQSEYDPLSVLAEIGKRSLLIFNKTDLYTEEDQEIILDKLRSRTQDYISPHDVIRVAANPTPFHTDHGDTVQPEPDIMPLIKRLAAVLRAEGADLIADNILLQSQRLGEEARRLIDQQRRRQADKVIERYQWVGAGVIAVTPLPVVDMLGTAAVNAQMVVEIGKIYGCDINYDRGRELALSLGRTLVSLGVVKGVVQMVSTALQMTVAAYVVGKAIQGVSAAYLTRIAGKSFIEYFRQDQDWGDGGMTEVVKRQFQLNRRDEFVKSFLGEAIEKVVQPLMAEEEENESEYEDHDLSTSSNSADPSYGDDWQQPPQRNLEKW, translated from the coding sequence ATGCCCTCACCCCGTCTCCTCCTTTTAATTTTAAGTATCAGTGTCGTCTTGGCACTGATGATCTGGTTGGTGAGTGCAATTTACCAACTGTATATCCAAATTGCTTTTACCGCGCCGATTCTTGCTAACTTATTACTGCTAATTTTAATGGCAGTGATTACGCTTCTGATTGGCGGTGTTATTTACTACATTCAGGGTGGATTTAATTTACAAGGGAAAAAGAAGAAAAAACCGCGCCCTCGTGTCAAAGCCCCCGCAGAAAAAAACGAAGCTGCCCAAGCGAACTTACAAGCTGTGCGCCAACAAGTGCAACAAATTCAAGATGAAGTGGCACAGCAAGCCCTTTTAGAAAAATCCGAAGCCTTAGCAGCCAATTTTGATCGTCAAGCGTTTCAAGTAGTGGTTTTTGGAACTGTCTCTGCGGGAAAAACCTCATTGGTGAACGCCCTCATGGGTCGTGTCGTGGGAGAAGTCAGTGCGCCCATGGGAACCACTCAAGCAGGAGAAAACTACAGCTTGCAATTATCAGGCATTGAACAGCAGATTTTAGTCACAGATACCCCAGGCATTCTCGAAGCCGGGGTGATGGGAACGGAACGAGAACAGTTAGCCCGAGAACTGGCAACCGAAGCGGATTTGTTGCTGTTTGTGGTCGATAATGATTTGCGTCAGTCTGAGTATGATCCCTTGTCGGTTTTAGCGGAAATTGGCAAACGATCGCTGCTGATTTTTAATAAAACCGATCTTTATACGGAAGAAGATCAAGAAATTATTTTAGACAAGCTGCGATCGCGCACTCAAGACTATATTTCTCCTCATGATGTCATTCGAGTTGCTGCTAACCCCACTCCCTTTCACACTGACCATGGCGACACCGTACAGCCAGAACCAGATATTATGCCCTTAATCAAACGTCTTGCTGCGGTACTCCGTGCGGAAGGGGCTGATCTGATTGCTGATAATATCCTTCTGCAATCGCAACGTCTGGGAGAAGAAGCCCGTCGCCTCATCGATCAACAACGCCGTCGTCAAGCGGATAAAGTGATTGAACGCTATCAATGGGTGGGAGCGGGTGTGATTGCGGTTACGCCCTTACCCGTGGTGGATATGTTGGGAACTGCTGCGGTGAACGCCCAAATGGTGGTGGAAATTGGGAAAATTTATGGGTGTGACATTAACTACGATCGCGGTCGCGAACTCGCCCTTTCTCTGGGGAGAACACTGGTCAGTTTAGGAGTGGTGAAAGGGGTGGTGCAAATGGTTTCCACCGCCTTACAAATGACTGTTGCAGCTTATGTGGTCGGGAAAGCGATCCAAGGAGTCAGTGCAGCGTATTTAACCCGCATTGCAGGGAAAAGTTTTATTGAATATTTCCGTCAAGACCAAGATTGGGGAGATGGGGGAATGACGGAAGTGGTCAAACGTCAATTCCAATTGAATCGCCGAGATGAGTTTGTCAAATCCTTTTTAGGAGAAGCAATCGAAAAAGTAGTACAACCGTTAATGGCGGAAGAAGAGGAAAATGAATCTGAATATGAAGATCACGATCTCAGTACGTCTTCTAATTCTGCTGATCCTTCTTATGGAGATGACTGGCAGCAACCGCCACAGCGCAACTTAGAGAAATGGTAA
- a CDS encoding MFS transporter, whose amino-acid sequence MRQNAQKFKNLQKRFKKVPLGFVQLWNMSFGFFGIQFGWTLQMANTSAIYEYLGANPEQIPILWLAAPMSGLIAQPIIGYMSDRTWTRLGRRRPYFLFGAILSSIALILMPNSSSLWMAAGALWMLDTSVNISMEPFRAFVSDLVPKDQRTLGFGMQAFFIGLGAVVASVCPWILNHWFNFNQITTPAGEIPLTVKVSYYVGAAVFLGTVLWTVFTTKEYPPQDLDKLQQRQNNTGGAIGLMKGIYEKVRTMPNIMKQLAWVQFFTWLGIFCVFLYFPPAVGHEIFGATKESSPLYTEGIEWAGLCIALYNVVCFIYSLFLARIAAATSRKATHSFSLLCGGLGLVSLLFVDNQYLLLLPMACFGLAWASALTMPYSMLSDVLPMKDTGIYMGIFNAFIVIPQIIAALGLGWVMENLLGNNRIFALVVGGVSMVLAAVLVQWVRDASQEQQTVGKTTKPQLAAEEKAS is encoded by the coding sequence ATGAGACAAAACGCTCAAAAATTTAAGAACTTGCAAAAACGATTTAAGAAAGTCCCTTTAGGATTTGTCCAACTGTGGAATATGAGTTTCGGGTTCTTCGGAATTCAATTTGGTTGGACGTTGCAAATGGCAAATACCAGCGCCATTTATGAATATTTAGGAGCAAATCCCGAACAAATCCCAATTTTATGGCTAGCAGCGCCCATGAGTGGACTGATTGCCCAACCGATTATCGGTTATATGAGTGACCGCACTTGGACAAGATTGGGACGGCGACGACCCTATTTTTTATTTGGCGCAATTCTGAGCTCGATCGCGCTCATTTTAATGCCTAACTCCTCCAGTCTCTGGATGGCAGCAGGGGCGTTATGGATGCTCGATACCTCCGTTAACATCAGTATGGAGCCGTTTCGAGCGTTTGTTTCCGATTTAGTGCCCAAAGACCAGCGCACCTTAGGATTTGGGATGCAAGCGTTTTTCATTGGCTTAGGGGCGGTTGTGGCTTCTGTCTGTCCGTGGATTCTCAATCATTGGTTTAACTTTAATCAAATCACCACCCCAGCTGGAGAGATTCCCCTGACTGTGAAAGTGTCCTACTATGTGGGGGCTGCGGTGTTTTTAGGGACAGTGTTGTGGACGGTTTTCACCACCAAAGAGTATCCCCCTCAAGATTTAGACAAGCTGCAACAACGCCAAAATAACACGGGTGGCGCGATCGGGCTCATGAAAGGCATTTATGAAAAAGTGCGCACCATGCCCAATATCATGAAACAATTGGCTTGGGTGCAATTTTTTACTTGGTTAGGCATTTTCTGTGTCTTTCTCTACTTCCCGCCAGCAGTGGGACACGAAATTTTTGGCGCGACCAAGGAAAGTTCTCCCCTTTATACAGAAGGCATTGAATGGGCAGGACTGTGTATTGCTTTATATAACGTCGTCTGTTTTATCTACTCTCTGTTTCTCGCCCGCATTGCAGCAGCAACCAGCCGTAAAGCCACCCATTCCTTTAGCCTCCTTTGTGGGGGACTCGGTTTAGTGTCTCTCTTGTTTGTGGATAATCAATATTTACTCTTACTCCCCATGGCGTGTTTTGGTTTAGCCTGGGCAAGTGCTTTAACCATGCCCTATTCGATGCTATCGGATGTTCTACCCATGAAAGACACGGGCATCTATATGGGAATCTTTAACGCTTTTATTGTTATTCCTCAAATTATTGCAGCCCTTGGTTTAGGCTGGGTCATGGAAAATCTTTTAGGAAATAACCGAATTTTTGCCTTAGTCGTGGGTGGCGTTTCTATGGTGCTGGCTGCTGTGTTAGTGCAGTGGGTGAGAGATGCAAGCCAAGAACAACAAACCGTTGGCAAAACAACGAAACCTCAACTAGCAGCAGAAGAAAAGGCAAGTTAA
- a CDS encoding carboxymuconolactone decarboxylase family protein: MTVNQSEAEAKSYREQLTQIKQYIGQFSNAQPEVAKAFSSLHKEASTPNQLDEKNKELIALAIAVAIRCDDCIAFHTHDALNAGASKDEIMEAVSVAVLMGGGPAMMYMTHVMRAIEDFEPNN; this comes from the coding sequence ATGACGGTAAATCAGTCTGAAGCCGAAGCAAAATCCTATCGAGAACAGTTGACTCAAATTAAACAGTATATTGGTCAATTTTCCAACGCACAACCTGAGGTTGCAAAAGCCTTTTCCAGCTTGCATAAAGAGGCTTCAACTCCGAATCAGTTAGATGAAAAAAACAAAGAACTGATCGCTTTAGCGATTGCAGTTGCTATCCGATGTGATGACTGTATTGCTTTCCATACCCATGATGCACTGAATGCGGGAGCATCTAAAGATGAGATTATGGAAGCAGTCAGTGTTGCGGTTTTGATGGGAGGAGGACCGGCGATGATGTATATGACTCATGTCATGAGAGCAATCGAGGATTTTGAGCCAAACAACTAG
- the crtH gene encoding carotenoid isomerase, translating to MTTVSGNPAPTATEVRVYDAIVIGSGIGGLVTATQLAAKGANVLVLERYIIPGGSAGYFERQGYRFDVGASMIFGLGTQGTTNLLTRALEAVDTSLETIPDPVQIDYHLPNDLEIRVHRDYEQFIQELIAKFPHEAEGIRQFYDECWRVFNCLNAMELLSLEEPRYLTRVFFQHPFACLGLVKYLPQNVGDIARRYISDPTLLKFIDIECYCWSVVPAAKTPMINAGMVFSDRHYGGINYPKGGVGQIAQKLVEGFEKKGGTIQYKARVKEIILENNKAVGVRLADGTEYRGQRIISNATRWDTFEKLLPQQTLPKKEQKWQQRYQKSPSFLSLHLGVKAGVVPEGTDCHHILLENWEQMEEPERTIFLSIPTLLDPSLAPPNCHIFHTFTPAWIEDWQGLSPQDYHEKKEQAAARIIKRLEKIFPGLEAALDYQEVGSPRTHRRFLGREDGTYGPIPQKKLMGLLGMPFNQTVIPGLYCVGDSTFPGQGLNAVAFSGFACAHRVGVDLGM from the coding sequence ATGACTACTGTTTCTGGTAATCCTGCCCCAACTGCTACAGAGGTAAGAGTGTACGACGCGATCGTCATTGGATCTGGAATTGGTGGCTTAGTAACCGCAACCCAACTTGCAGCAAAAGGGGCAAATGTCCTCGTTTTAGAACGATATATTATTCCTGGAGGAAGTGCTGGATATTTTGAACGTCAAGGCTATCGGTTTGATGTTGGTGCTTCGATGATTTTCGGGTTAGGAACGCAAGGAACAACTAATCTTTTAACCCGCGCCTTAGAAGCTGTGGATACCTCTCTGGAAACGATTCCAGATCCCGTACAAATTGATTACCATCTTCCCAATGATTTAGAAATTCGAGTTCATCGCGACTACGAACAATTTATTCAAGAACTGATTGCGAAATTTCCCCACGAAGCAGAAGGAATTCGTCAATTTTATGATGAATGTTGGCGGGTTTTTAATTGTCTCAACGCGATGGAATTATTATCCCTAGAAGAACCGCGTTATTTAACCCGAGTTTTTTTCCAGCATCCTTTTGCTTGCTTAGGATTAGTGAAATATTTACCACAAAATGTTGGGGATATCGCCAGACGCTACATTAGCGATCCCACTTTGCTGAAGTTTATTGATATAGAATGTTATTGTTGGTCGGTTGTTCCTGCCGCAAAAACTCCTATGATTAATGCAGGAATGGTCTTTTCTGATCGGCATTATGGGGGGATTAATTATCCGAAAGGAGGCGTGGGACAAATTGCGCAAAAATTAGTTGAAGGATTCGAGAAAAAGGGCGGAACGATTCAATATAAAGCCCGCGTCAAAGAGATTATTTTAGAGAACAATAAAGCGGTAGGAGTGCGCTTAGCAGATGGGACAGAATATCGTGGACAACGAATTATTTCTAATGCAACTCGTTGGGATACCTTTGAGAAACTATTACCGCAGCAAACCTTGCCTAAAAAAGAACAAAAATGGCAGCAGCGTTATCAAAAATCACCGAGCTTTTTAAGCCTCCATTTAGGAGTAAAAGCAGGAGTAGTTCCCGAAGGAACAGACTGTCATCATATCTTATTAGAAAACTGGGAGCAAATGGAAGAGCCAGAAAGGACAATTTTTCTGTCTATTCCCACTTTATTAGATCCGAGTTTAGCTCCTCCCAATTGCCATATTTTTCATACCTTTACTCCCGCTTGGATTGAAGATTGGCAAGGTTTATCCCCGCAAGATTATCACGAGAAAAAAGAACAAGCTGCAGCGAGAATTATTAAACGTCTCGAAAAAATTTTCCCTGGTTTAGAAGCAGCGCTCGACTATCAAGAAGTAGGAAGCCCTCGCACCCATCGGCGGTTTTTAGGACGCGAGGATGGCACTTATGGCCCCATTCCGCAGAAAAAACTAATGGGTTTATTAGGAATGCCTTTTAATCAAACGGTGATCCCTGGCTTATATTGTGTGGGGGATAGCACCTTTCCAGGACAAGGCTTAAACGCCGTTGCTTTTTCGGGGTTTGCTTGTGCCCATCGCGTTGGGGTGGATTTGGGAATGTAA
- the upp gene encoding uracil phosphoribosyltransferase gives MSSQLRIYVPDHPLIKHWLAIARDQNTPNALFKTAMTELGRWLTYEACRHWLVTAETQVETPLAPCPGTMINPQVPIAVVPILRAGLALMEGAQTLLPLSSVYHLGLVRNEETLEASCYLNKLPEKIDPETRVLILEPMLATGGSIMLALEELTHRGVNPELLRIVSVVGAPPALKQIGENYPQLRIYTACVDEDLNDRGYIVPGLGDAGDRAFGTN, from the coding sequence ATGAGTTCTCAACTGCGCATTTATGTTCCCGATCATCCTTTAATTAAACACTGGTTAGCGATCGCGCGAGATCAAAATACGCCCAATGCCCTCTTCAAAACAGCGATGACAGAATTAGGGCGTTGGTTAACCTATGAAGCCTGTCGTCACTGGCTCGTAACGGCGGAAACCCAAGTCGAAACCCCTCTCGCCCCATGTCCAGGAACCATGATTAATCCCCAAGTTCCCATTGCGGTTGTCCCGATTTTACGGGCTGGACTAGCTTTAATGGAAGGGGCGCAAACTTTACTGCCTCTGTCTTCGGTGTATCATTTAGGGTTAGTGCGCAATGAAGAAACCTTAGAAGCCAGTTGCTATTTGAATAAGTTACCAGAGAAAATAGACCCAGAAACCCGCGTTTTGATCCTAGAGCCGATGTTAGCAACAGGCGGATCGATTATGCTGGCGTTAGAGGAGTTAACCCATCGAGGGGTAAATCCAGAATTATTGCGCATTGTTTCTGTTGTGGGCGCACCGCCGGCTCTCAAACAAATTGGTGAAAATTATCCGCAATTAAGAATTTATACGGCTTGTGTGGATGAAGACCTCAACGATCGCGGTTATATTGTCCCTGGACTGGGAGATGCTGGCGATCGCGCATTTGGAACGAATTAA
- the rsgA gene encoding small ribosomal subunit biogenesis GTPase RsgA, with product MTDHDQLTGTVLAVQANFYQVQLDTDETRLLCTRRSRLKKIGQKVMVGDRAVVAEPDWSDQRGVITEVFPRETELDRPPVANANQVVLVFALAQPPLDPLQLSRFLVKAESTGIDLCLCLNKQDLVSAEQRQHWETRLQDWGYAPFFISVETEDGLDALQQQLRNKITILAGPSGVGKSSLINLLIPQAQLRVGAVSGKLQRGRHTTRHVELFQLPEGGLLADTPGFNQPDLTCAPLELAYYFPEARARLAEDSCQFSDCLHRDEPNCVVRGDWERYEHYLEFLESAIAQWEEREQTSDEEDSLKLKMKGSGERHYEPRLERKKYRRHSRRQQNQDLQEWCKDLEDTEEF from the coding sequence ATGACAGATCACGATCAACTCACTGGGACTGTGCTTGCAGTACAAGCGAATTTTTATCAGGTGCAGTTAGATACGGATGAAACCCGCTTGTTGTGTACACGCCGATCGCGCTTGAAAAAAATTGGACAAAAAGTGATGGTTGGCGATCGCGCTGTGGTTGCAGAACCAGACTGGAGTGATCAACGGGGTGTGATTACCGAAGTTTTTCCCCGAGAAACGGAACTGGATCGACCCCCCGTGGCGAATGCGAATCAGGTGGTGTTAGTGTTTGCTTTAGCGCAACCTCCCCTTGATCCGTTGCAGTTGAGTCGTTTTTTAGTGAAAGCAGAATCGACAGGAATTGATTTGTGTTTATGCTTAAATAAACAAGATTTAGTGTCTGCTGAGCAAAGACAGCACTGGGAAACTCGTTTGCAAGACTGGGGCTATGCTCCGTTTTTCATTAGTGTGGAAACTGAAGACGGACTGGACGCACTCCAGCAACAACTCCGCAACAAGATTACGATTCTGGCGGGTCCTTCAGGGGTCGGAAAATCCAGTTTAATTAATCTTTTGATTCCACAAGCCCAGTTGCGAGTGGGGGCGGTGTCGGGAAAACTACAACGGGGTCGCCATACCACCCGCCATGTGGAGTTATTTCAGCTTCCAGAAGGGGGGTTACTTGCAGATACCCCAGGGTTTAACCAACCCGATCTCACTTGTGCTCCTTTAGAATTAGCTTACTATTTCCCTGAAGCGAGAGCACGGCTAGCAGAGGACAGTTGTCAGTTTAGCGACTGCTTACATCGTGATGAACCGAACTGTGTGGTGCGAGGAGATTGGGAACGTTACGAACATTATTTAGAATTTTTAGAGAGCGCGATCGCGCAATGGGAAGAACGGGAACAGACCAGCGATGAAGAAGACAGCTTAAAACTAAAAATGAAAGGCTCGGGAGAACGCCATTACGAACCCCGCCTAGAGCGCAAAAAGTACCGTCGCCACTCCCGACGACAACAGAATCAAGATTTACAGGAATGGTGCAAAGATCTTGAAGACACTGAAGAGTTTTAG
- the egtD gene encoding L-histidine N(alpha)-methyltransferase, whose translation MSISFPTVNRDRLDVSRRLKIDDLSDPTVTASANDGSDLIAGLTQKQKSIPCHYLYDDRGSEIFEQICELPEYYPTRTEAQILRENGSAIAQTTGNCELIELGSGSSTKTRLLFDAYQSVGEHLYYIPIDVSAGILEASAKQLLADYPSLDIHGLIGTYQQALQHLPPSPTLKRMVFFLGSSLGNFAPKQCREIFQDVKKALQLGDYFLLGLDLQKSKDILEPAYNDSQGVTAEFNYNLLDHLNRRFQGDFNRQHFRHWTFYNSELGQIETYLRSTKPQTVELKALNLTVEFREGETIHTEISRKFNLQEMEQELAQAGLPMIETWTDSQDWFALVLCQAT comes from the coding sequence ATGTCCATTTCTTTCCCAACTGTAAACCGTGACCGCCTTGATGTGTCTCGACGGCTGAAGATTGATGATTTAAGTGATCCGACGGTAACCGCCTCAGCTAATGATGGTTCTGATTTAATTGCAGGGTTAACCCAAAAACAAAAGAGCATCCCCTGTCATTATCTCTATGACGATCGCGGTTCGGAAATCTTTGAACAAATTTGTGAATTACCTGAATATTATCCCACTCGCACGGAAGCACAGATTTTAAGAGAAAACGGAAGCGCGATCGCGCAGACAACTGGAAACTGTGAACTGATTGAACTCGGAAGCGGAAGTTCTACGAAAACGCGCCTTTTATTCGATGCGTACCAATCAGTGGGAGAACATCTGTATTACATTCCTATTGATGTCAGTGCAGGTATCTTAGAAGCCAGTGCGAAACAACTTTTAGCCGATTACCCCAGTTTAGACATTCATGGGTTAATTGGCACCTACCAACAAGCCTTACAACATCTTCCTCCTTCTCCCACATTAAAGCGGATGGTGTTCTTTTTAGGGAGTTCTCTAGGCAATTTTGCACCGAAACAATGTCGAGAAATTTTCCAAGATGTTAAAAAAGCCCTGCAACTGGGAGATTATTTTTTATTAGGACTGGATTTACAAAAATCAAAAGATATCCTCGAACCTGCTTACAACGACAGCCAAGGGGTTACGGCTGAATTTAATTATAATTTACTGGATCACTTAAATCGTCGTTTCCAAGGAGACTTTAATCGTCAGCATTTCCGACATTGGACGTTTTATAATTCTGAATTGGGACAAATTGAAACGTATCTCCGTTCAACCAAACCGCAAACCGTAGAATTAAAAGCGCTGAATTTAACGGTAGAGTTTAGGGAAGGAGAAACCATTCATACAGAAATTTCTCGTAAGTTTAATTTGCAGGAAATGGAACAAGAACTAGCACAAGCGGGCTTACCCATGATCGAGACTTGGACTGATTCTCAAGATTGGTTTGCACTTGTTTTGTGTCAAGCAACCTGA
- the psaC gene encoding photosystem I iron-sulfur center protein PsaC, whose protein sequence is MSHSVKIYDTCIGCTQCVRACPLDVLEMVPWDGCKAGQIASSPRTEDCIGCKRCETACPTDFLSVRVYLGAETTRSMGLAY, encoded by the coding sequence ATGTCTCATAGCGTAAAAATTTACGATACCTGCATTGGCTGCACCCAGTGTGTTCGTGCTTGTCCACTTGATGTTTTAGAGATGGTCCCTTGGGATGGTTGTAAAGCGGGTCAAATTGCATCTTCTCCTCGGACTGAAGATTGCATTGGCTGCAAACGTTGTGAAACCGCTTGTCCCACTGACTTCCTAAGTGTCCGTGTCTATCTCGGTGCAGAAACCACCCGCAGTATGGGCTTAGCTTACTAG